One region of Terricaulis silvestris genomic DNA includes:
- a CDS encoding patatin-like phospholipase family protein, with translation MTAPRVEAPTAALSPTLPGFDTPVRADPMNRAAYQAYVSAWGGRAAAAVTDGSFDVLSISGGGAGGTYGAGVLVGMTEAHTRPQFEIVTGVSTGALIAPIAFLGSDHDELLAEGSEGVGQLTRPIGLGALFRIGIFDGRRLRNLVDRFMTDDIIDAVARASETGRLLVITTTDLDRGETVIWNMSAIAAQGGANGHRLFREVVLASASIPGLFPPVMIEIQDGERAFAEMHVDGGASLPFFVSPDLVTTSAAPAILHGANIYVIDNGQLAFTSRTTPMNTSAIASRAFATVLMHYSRTSLEETDAFARRNGMHLRFTAIPPEYPYAGPLGFDRSSMSALFQYGRRCASESHIWLDLHAAIARAQLTTPPATTPDAAPCPTD, from the coding sequence GTGACCGCACCGCGCGTAGAAGCTCCGACGGCGGCGTTATCTCCGACGCTGCCCGGCTTCGATACCCCGGTTCGCGCCGATCCCATGAACCGCGCCGCCTACCAAGCGTATGTTTCCGCCTGGGGCGGACGCGCGGCAGCAGCGGTCACTGACGGCTCGTTCGACGTTCTTTCCATATCGGGCGGCGGCGCTGGCGGCACATACGGCGCGGGCGTCCTCGTCGGCATGACCGAGGCGCATACGCGGCCACAATTTGAGATCGTCACCGGCGTCTCGACCGGCGCGCTGATCGCGCCAATCGCGTTTTTGGGATCCGACCATGACGAACTTCTCGCCGAGGGTTCGGAAGGCGTTGGTCAACTGACGCGCCCGATCGGCTTGGGCGCACTCTTTCGCATCGGCATCTTCGATGGTCGACGCCTGCGCAACCTGGTCGACCGTTTTATGACAGACGACATTATCGATGCTGTCGCCCGCGCATCGGAGACGGGGCGCCTCTTGGTTATCACCACGACCGATCTCGATCGCGGAGAAACGGTGATCTGGAACATGAGCGCGATCGCCGCCCAAGGCGGCGCCAATGGTCATCGATTGTTTCGAGAGGTGGTGCTCGCTTCGGCCAGCATTCCCGGGCTCTTCCCACCCGTTATGATCGAAATCCAAGACGGCGAGCGAGCCTTCGCCGAAATGCACGTCGACGGCGGCGCCTCGCTGCCGTTTTTCGTCTCACCAGACCTCGTAACGACGAGCGCGGCGCCCGCGATCCTTCACGGCGCCAACATCTACGTGATTGACAACGGCCAACTTGCGTTCACCTCGCGCACGACGCCGATGAACACCTCCGCGATCGCCAGCCGCGCCTTCGCCACCGTGTTGATGCACTACTCGCGCACGTCACTGGAAGAAACGGACGCCTTCGCGCGCCGCAACGGTATGCACCTTCGGTTTACCGCCATTCCTCCTGAATATCCCTACGCTGGTCCGCTCGGCTTCGACCGGTCGTCGATGAGCGCATTGTTCCAATACGGTCGCCGCTGTGCATCAGAGAGTCACATTTGGCTCGATCTCCAT
- a CDS encoding nuclear transport factor 2 family protein has protein sequence MNEPMNRRALVGAALTSPLIATAACAQPAATHDNEAIVRRAYQTAEGNVFDVPGFIALFADDAVINLGHAGIGPSAAGNDTFRGEHLGDILHLVARFLPDVHRVLHRVNVAGDTVAIELSIQGTFSRALETPAGIVPPTGARIDAPGADFWYLRDGKIERFDCYILVNTIYAQMGITPDFASAVARARG, from the coding sequence ATGAATGAACCGATGAACCGACGCGCACTTGTCGGCGCCGCGCTCACCTCACCTCTCATCGCCACAGCCGCGTGCGCGCAACCGGCCGCAACGCACGACAACGAAGCGATCGTCCGGCGTGCCTATCAGACAGCGGAAGGGAACGTCTTTGATGTACCGGGTTTCATCGCCCTTTTCGCCGACGATGCCGTGATCAATCTGGGCCACGCGGGGATTGGGCCAAGCGCTGCAGGCAACGACACGTTTCGCGGCGAGCATCTCGGCGACATCCTCCATCTCGTCGCGCGTTTCCTCCCCGATGTTCATCGGGTGCTTCATCGGGTGAATGTGGCAGGCGACACCGTCGCCATCGAACTTTCGATTCAGGGCACTTTCTCAAGGGCCCTCGAAACGCCCGCCGGGATCGTTCCACCGACGGGGGCGCGGATCGACGCGCCGGGCGCCGACTTCTGGTATCTGCGCGACGGCAAGATCGAGAGGTTCGACTGCTACATCCTCGTCAATACCATCTACGCTCAAATGGGAATAACGCCCGACTTTGCCTCGGCGGTCGCCAGGGCCCGTGGCTAA
- a CDS encoding cysteine hydrolase family protein yields the protein MARESNLVEPGPQAQTQARKALVEITARSPETKEFAMSITRRAVVPAGLASITAMGLASSSEAQTVDESLTPGEAAVVMVDFQNNFASPEGSGYAAFAEQFRATHMIENSLALVNGARERGIQVIHVTEGYTDDYREVDMGNGATFHRNAVQWQAFKSSSVGAQLYAPIRHDSDVVFPDRKTMSGFGSNPLDFFLKSRGIHNVAVAGFTADMCVYATLLAGFDLGYRMYAMTDAVVAGSPPLTQQMVGVLYPFVARSMTSREFLAMFRARARRR from the coding sequence GTGGCGCGCGAAAGCAATCTGGTTGAGCCCGGCCCGCAGGCGCAAACGCAGGCGCGCAAAGCCCTAGTTGAGATCACGGCGAGGTCGCCGGAAACCAAGGAGTTCGCGATGTCGATAACCCGCCGTGCCGTTGTTCCGGCCGGCCTCGCCTCCATCACGGCGATGGGCCTTGCATCATCCAGCGAGGCGCAGACAGTCGACGAGAGCTTGACGCCCGGTGAGGCCGCCGTGGTCATGGTCGATTTCCAGAACAACTTTGCGTCACCGGAAGGTTCTGGCTACGCGGCATTCGCCGAGCAGTTCCGCGCCACGCACATGATCGAAAATTCGCTCGCTCTGGTAAACGGCGCCCGCGAGCGGGGGATCCAGGTGATCCACGTCACGGAAGGTTACACCGATGACTACCGTGAAGTGGACATGGGCAACGGCGCCACATTTCATCGCAACGCCGTCCAGTGGCAGGCCTTCAAATCCAGCAGCGTAGGCGCACAGCTCTACGCGCCCATCCGCCACGACAGCGATGTAGTCTTTCCTGACCGCAAAACGATGTCGGGCTTCGGCAGCAATCCCCTCGACTTCTTTCTGAAGTCGCGCGGCATCCACAATGTCGCCGTCGCGGGCTTTACGGCGGACATGTGCGTCTATGCGACCTTGCTGGCGGGTTTTGACCTTGGCTATCGCATGTACGCCATGACCGATGCGGTGGTGGCCGGGAGCCCGCCGCTCACACAACAGATGGTCGGCGTCCTCTATCCCTTCGTTGCGCGTTCGATGACCTCGCGGGAATTCCTCGCGATGTTCCGCGCACGCGCCCGGCGGAGATAA
- a CDS encoding NmrA/HSCARG family protein, whose protein sequence is MGHELTVVVMGSTGNQGGAVARDLLGRGHKVRAVTRDPSSSRAKALADAGATLVAASLDDEAAIKNALEGATSLFAVTTPFGGGADAETRQGIAAADAAKAADVHLVFNSVGSANQQTGVPHFDSKYEVEKHIAEIGARATILAPVYFMDNLTFGKEQLAQGTYASALPPTRALAQIAVADIGAVAVRVLEDAGRFTGKRFDLAGDELTGNDVVDILSRVAGRTFTYYQVPLDVIRKGMGEDAAKMYEWFDRIGFTVDRASLRREFPDVTFQTFESWVTALDWDAFLKSA, encoded by the coding sequence ATGGGGCATGAGCTCACCGTCGTCGTCATGGGGTCCACCGGCAATCAAGGTGGCGCCGTCGCGCGGGACCTCCTCGGGCGAGGCCACAAAGTCCGCGCGGTGACCCGTGATCCCAGCTCAAGCCGCGCGAAGGCGCTCGCGGATGCCGGGGCGACGCTCGTTGCAGCGTCGCTCGACGACGAGGCGGCGATCAAGAATGCGCTTGAAGGCGCGACGTCTCTCTTCGCCGTGACGACGCCGTTCGGAGGAGGCGCTGACGCCGAGACACGACAAGGCATCGCCGCCGCAGACGCCGCAAAGGCGGCAGACGTGCATCTTGTCTTCAATTCCGTCGGCTCCGCCAACCAACAGACGGGCGTTCCGCACTTTGACAGCAAGTACGAAGTCGAAAAGCACATTGCCGAGATCGGCGCGCGCGCAACGATCCTCGCGCCGGTCTACTTTATGGACAATCTCACCTTCGGTAAGGAGCAGCTCGCTCAAGGGACGTACGCGTCGGCGCTCCCGCCGACGAGGGCGCTCGCACAAATCGCCGTCGCGGACATCGGGGCGGTCGCTGTTCGTGTTCTCGAGGACGCCGGTCGCTTCACAGGCAAGCGCTTTGACCTAGCGGGCGACGAGCTTACGGGAAATGACGTCGTCGATATTCTCTCGCGTGTCGCCGGGCGCACCTTCACCTACTATCAGGTTCCGCTCGATGTCATCCGTAAAGGCATGGGCGAGGATGCTGCCAAGATGTACGAATGGTTTGACCGCATCGGCTTTACTGTGGATCGCGCCTCGCTCCGCCGCGAGTTTCCCGATGTCACGTTTCAAACCTTTGAGTCCTGGGTGACGGCGCTGGATTGGGACGCATTTCTGAAGAGTGCGTAG
- a CDS encoding MFS transporter, whose product MTDQTLATLVVPQKSERFSGYQSLLIVLLALTQFTIILDFTIMSPLGAILMPSLHISAGQFGVAVSAYAFSAGISGILAAGFADRFDRKRLLLFLYVGFALGTVLCAMAASYEVLLVGRIVTGLFSGVIGSVVLAVITDRFPLQMRGRAMGFVQTAFAASQVLGIPVGLYLTNHWSWHASFLAIVALSVLAITGIVVAMEPVNAHLRLQRGESPFRHLIATVRQPRYRLAFAVTTLLATGGYMLMPFGSAYIVRNLGIDMAQLPIIYLVAGLFGIVTGPIVGVVSDKLGKYPTFVFGAVVSSIMVVIYTNLGHVSLATVIVVNVLMFVGLFSFMIPSQALMSALPDEGQRGSFNAVTASLQQLSGGLASVLAAAIIAQNPDGSLIRFDWLGYIVIAATLVSVIAMYFVQKTVTLQAGAVAEAA is encoded by the coding sequence ATGACGGACCAAACCTTGGCGACTCTGGTCGTCCCCCAAAAGAGTGAGCGCTTTTCGGGCTACCAATCGCTCTTGATCGTGCTCTTGGCGCTCACGCAGTTTACGATCATCCTCGACTTCACGATCATGTCGCCGCTCGGCGCCATCCTGATGCCCTCGCTCCACATATCGGCGGGACAATTTGGCGTCGCGGTCTCTGCCTATGCGTTTAGTGCGGGCATTTCCGGTATTCTTGCCGCCGGCTTTGCCGATCGCTTTGATCGCAAGCGCCTACTGCTCTTCCTCTATGTGGGTTTCGCCCTCGGCACGGTGCTGTGCGCAATGGCGGCGAGCTACGAGGTGCTACTCGTCGGGCGGATCGTGACGGGGCTCTTCAGCGGCGTTATCGGCTCGGTCGTGCTCGCCGTGATCACCGACAGATTTCCGCTGCAGATGCGCGGCCGCGCCATGGGGTTTGTTCAGACCGCCTTCGCCGCCAGCCAGGTTCTCGGCATTCCGGTCGGTCTCTACCTCACTAATCACTGGAGCTGGCATGCCTCCTTCCTAGCGATTGTCGCCCTGTCGGTCCTCGCGATCACCGGCATCGTCGTCGCGATGGAGCCCGTCAATGCTCACCTGCGCCTGCAACGTGGTGAGAGCCCATTCCGGCATCTGATCGCAACCGTGCGACAGCCGCGCTACCGGCTAGCCTTCGCGGTGACAACGCTTTTGGCGACCGGCGGCTACATGCTGATGCCCTTCGGCAGCGCTTACATCGTGCGCAATCTGGGTATCGACATGGCGCAGCTGCCAATCATCTATCTGGTCGCGGGACTCTTCGGCATCGTCACCGGACCTATTGTCGGCGTCGTGAGTGACAAGCTCGGCAAGTACCCGACCTTCGTCTTCGGCGCCGTTGTCTCGAGCATCATGGTGGTGATCTACACAAACCTCGGGCATGTCTCGCTCGCCACCGTGATCGTCGTCAACGTACTCATGTTCGTTGGTCTCTTCTCGTTCATGATCCCGTCGCAGGCGCTGATGTCCGCCCTCCCCGATGAAGGCCAGCGCGGTTCCTTCAACGCCGTTACCGCGTCACTACAGCAGCTCTCGGGCGGGCTTGCCTCGGTCCTCGCGGCGGCGATCATCGCGCAGAACCCGGACGGCTCGCTGATACGCTTCGATTGGCTTGGCTACATTGTCATCGCAGCGACACTCGTGTCGGTGATCGCGATGTATTTTGTGCAGAAGACGGTGACACTGCAGGCAGGAGCTGTGGCGGAAGCTGCCTGA